GTCCACTGGGCCCCATTATGGTTACTTCAATCTTGCTGTTGCCCGGCACCACAATTGGTCTGTTACTCAATGTGTGCGGACAGATTGGTACCAAAACAATAGCCTGTAGTGTTGGAGAGAGAAGTGGACCACCACCAGATAGCGCATAAGCAGTTGAGCCTGTGGGGGTGGATACGATCAATCCATCCGAGCGTTGGCGGTTTACAAACTCGCCATCGATATGGGTCTCAAACTCTATCATCCTGGCGATATCCAGTTTATGGACAACAACATCATTTAGCGCAGCCCCTTTAGAGATATATTCGCCGTCACGCAGAATCGAGCCGCTAATCAGACAGCGCTTCTCTTCAATAAAGTCACCCCGCAGAATCTCTTCCATGTGGGCATTAATCTGTGCTGGTGCTATATCGGTAAGAAATCCAAGCCTGCCAAGGTTAACCCCAACCATAGGAATATCAAAACGGGCAAGAGAGCGGGCCGCATTGAGAAATGACCCATCTCCACCAACAACAATGGCGAGATCGCATCTCTCCCCCATCTCCTCCCTGGTAACTACGGGAATATTGTTTTCCGGGTGGCGCTCGGCAGTATCCTTATCAAGAAATAGTTCAAGTTTTTTTTCGAGCAGACAGCGGGTAAGAGAGAGCAGAGTCTCCCCAACTGTGGGGGCACCAAATTTCCCGATAATGCCGATTTTTTTAAATCGATACTCCATACGCTCCTCTCTGCAATATTCAATTTCAAGTTGAAAGCTGGCACTCAATAGTAACGAGTGCTAACCTTCGCCTCCTTCGGTTATCTTAAACAATTTACCACTCTTCGACACCACTTTTGAACATCACTTTTTTATGAGTAGCGGGACTTCTCTTACTGATCGGGCACAACATCTACTGAAGGTTTTGGTTGAACATCACATTCGTGATGGACGTCCCGTTGGTTCAACAACTCTTTCCAGGGACTCAGGCTTACAAGTTAGTGCGGCTACTATCCGCAATACCATGTCTGATCTTGAGAAGAGAGGATTGATTCACTCTCCGCACACATCAGCTGGGCGCATTCCAACTCAGAAGGGTTATCGTCTTTTTGTAGATAATCTGGTCAGGGTTCAGCCTCTTGAGAATGTCCAGATTAATAAGCTGGAGAGTGAGATTTCAGGGTTTGAGAAGAGTACAACTGAGGTGCTCTCAACCGCCTCATCTCTGCTTGCTCAATTGACCCAGATGGCAAGTGTGGTCATGGTTCCCAGACATAGTCGCGTGATTTTGCGTCAGCTGGAGTTCCTTCCTCTATCTGAGGGCAGGGTTCTGGCGATTTTGGTGACTAATGGTAATGAGGTGCAAAACAGAATATTGCAGACTGAGAGGGTGTTCTCGGAATCTGAATTGCGTCAGGCAGCAAACTGGTTTAATCAGACTTTTGTTGGCAAGGAGCTCTCGGTTGTTCGTGAACAGTTGGTGCAGGAGTTGGAGCGTGCCAGAGGAGATATGGATGGGGCAATGCAGGGTATCGTGGAGATAGCTCAGCAGGCTGTGGTTTCAGGCAAGAAAGATCGGGAGAATGTAATGGTTTCCGGTAGATCCAGGCTGATGGAGTACAGTGAGTTGTGCGAGATGGATCGTCTACGTCAGTTATTTGCCGCTTTCAGTGAAAAAAGGGACATGATCCATCTATTGGATCAATGTATGGAGGCGGATGGGGTTCAGGTCTTTATTGGAGAAGAGTCTGGCTATCAGTCATTTGATGAATGCAGTGTGGTAACAGCCCCTTATCGTCATGGTGATGAGATTGTGGGCGTATTGGGTGTGATTGGCCCTACCAGAATGGCATACGATCGGGTGATTCCAGTAGTAGATGTAACAGCAAAAGTTTTAGGTTCTGCCTTGAATTCCATGGGGTAGCCCCCATAGGATAACTTGTGAGGGAGATCTGTTTGGGTCACGAAGTGATTTACATCAGAGTTTCCCTATCATAATGGTTTGTCACCAAATTAAAGAGAAGTAAAAGGATGTTGGAATGAGCAAAAAGGAAGTAGTGGATCCGGAGGAGTTGATAATCAGGGAAGATACTCCTGAACAGGATGCTGAGGATGTGGTGGATGAGTCTGTTTCTGATGCTGCTGGGGAGGACTCAGAGGAGAGTGCGGACCAGGCACCAGATCTGGAGGAGCCAGAGTCAGAGCTGGATAAGGCAAAAGCAGAGGTTGTTGAATACAGAGACAGAATGGCACGATTACAGGCAGAGATGGAGAATCTCCGCAAAAGGACAGCTCGTGATATTCAAAACGCACATAAATTTGCGCTTGAGTCATTCGCCA
This sequence is a window from Candidatus Thiopontia autotrophica. Protein-coding genes within it:
- a CDS encoding NAD(+) kinase gives rise to the protein MEYRFKKIGIIGKFGAPTVGETLLSLTRCLLEKKLELFLDKDTAERHPENNIPVVTREEMGERCDLAIVVGGDGSFLNAARSLARFDIPMVGVNLGRLGFLTDIAPAQINAHMEEILRGDFIEEKRCLISGSILRDGEYISKGAALNDVVVHKLDIARMIEFETHIDGEFVNRQRSDGLIVSTPTGSTAYALSGGGPLLSPTLQAIVLVPICPHTLSNRPIVVPGNSKIEVTIMGPSGHAQVTRDGQSNETLVAGDKIVVERYDHAIRLIHPPSYSSFQVLRQKLGWSG
- the hrcA gene encoding heat-inducible transcriptional repressor HrcA, producing the protein MSSGTSLTDRAQHLLKVLVEHHIRDGRPVGSTTLSRDSGLQVSAATIRNTMSDLEKRGLIHSPHTSAGRIPTQKGYRLFVDNLVRVQPLENVQINKLESEISGFEKSTTEVLSTASSLLAQLTQMASVVMVPRHSRVILRQLEFLPLSEGRVLAILVTNGNEVQNRILQTERVFSESELRQAANWFNQTFVGKELSVVREQLVQELERARGDMDGAMQGIVEIAQQAVVSGKKDRENVMVSGRSRLMEYSELCEMDRLRQLFAAFSEKRDMIHLLDQCMEADGVQVFIGEESGYQSFDECSVVTAPYRHGDEIVGVLGVIGPTRMAYDRVIPVVDVTAKVLGSALNSMG